The window CCGCCACTGACCCCTCACCGGGACACCTCCTGGAACAGTTCGGACAACGAGGGCAGCAACGGCGCGAACGAGCGCACCGGACCGCGGCGGACCGCTTCCGCGAGCACGGTCTGGTCGAGGTCGGGCGCCCCGGACAGTTCGAGGACGACTCCGTGCCGGCGGTGGTCGACGATCCGCACACCGGCAACAGCGTCGAGCCAACCGAGGTCCCCCTCGGCGACGAGTTCGTACCGCGACCCGGCGCGCTGGCGGCGCAGCTTCTCGGGTTCCCCGGACGCGACGACGCGGCCGGCGTGCAGGATGACGAGGTCGTCGCACAGGCGGTCGACGAGGTCGAGCTGGTGACTGGAGAACAGGACGCCGACGCCCGCTGCGGTCTTCTCCCGCAGCAGGTCGGCCATCGCGTCGACCGCCAGCGGGTCCAGACCGGAGAACGGTTCGTCGAGGACGAGGAGTTCGGGGTCGTGGACGAGGGAGGCCGCGACCTGGACGCGCTGCTGGTTCCCCAGCGACAGCGATTCGAGCTTGTCGCGGGACCGGTCGCCCAGGCCGAGGCGGTCCAGCAGGTCCTGCCCGCGACGCGTCGCCACC is drawn from Kineococcus endophyticus and contains these coding sequences:
- a CDS encoding ABC transporter ATP-binding protein gives rise to the protein MLVLDTITRRFGERLALDDVSLSVPDGRMVGFVGANGAGKTTTMRIALGVLAADSGSVTFRGKTPDLATRRRFGYMPEERGLYPKGRLLEQLVFLARLHGVDRGVATRRGQDLLDRLGLGDRSRDKLESLSLGNQQRVQVAASLVHDPELLVLDEPFSGLDPLAVDAMADLLREKTAAGVGVLFSSHQLDLVDRLCDDLVILHAGRVVASGEPEKLRRQRAGSRYELVAEGDLGWLDAVAGVRIVDHRRHGVVLELSGAPDLDQTVLAEAVRRGPVRSFAPLLPSLSELFQEVSR